Genomic window (Candidatus Eisenbacteria bacterium):
AGGAGTCCTCGAGCGCGGCTCAGGAGCTGGCGGGCCAGTCGCAGGAGCTGGCGGCGATGGTCGGACGGTTCCAGCTGAACCGGCGCGAGGCGGCGACGAAGCAGGTCGCCCGGGCGAAGCCGGCACCGCAACGGCAGGCTTCGGAGAGCAAGCCGGCGAATGCGGAGAAGGAACGCGCGGCGGCCGGGATCGCGGTTACTCCCGAAGATCTGATCCCTCTTCATAGCGATCCGGACTTCGCGGACTTCTAGGTGACCGCGAAAACCGAACAAGCGAGGCGGCGGGCCCCAAGCCCGCCGCCTCTTTTTATGAGTTTCGGGATCGAAGGAAAGAAGAAGAGCCTCCCGTCGAGGCGCGGCGGCTTCCGGCGCCGGAGACCTTTTCCTTTCTTGTCGTTCGCGAGAGGAGAATCCGGGACCGCCGGGTTTTCCCCGAAAGGAAACGCCCGACCGTTCCGTCGGGCGTTACCGTTTCACGTTTTGTTCGGGCGATCGAATGGGGCGCTAGCGAATCAGGAGCGAGATCGAGCCGGATCCGTAACCGGGGATCTCGATCTTCAGATCCAGCCGCCCCGCCGCTCCGCCCAGCAGCGCGGTCGCTTCGTCGGACAGGCCGTCTTTAGTCTGCTGTGCCGAACGGAACCGAATGCGCGGATGGCCGGGACTCTCGAACAGCTGGGAGGCGATATTCAGAACCTCCTGAAAATTCTCCATGACGTTGTCGGTCAACGCTCCGCTCTTGACGCAGTCCTGGGCCGCGCCGGGAGGGATCATGGAGAGCGCGGCGCCCGCGCCCGCGGCGACGGTCACGTCGCTCGCGAAGGCGGCGACGACTTCGTCCCCTGAGGAATAGAGACCGATCACGCCGGGACCGGACGACGGGTCGAAGGGGGACCCGGGACCGGCGTTCACCGATTTGCCCAAAAGATCGGTGAAGATTCTGGATACTGCCTGGGCATTGGGCAGCGTGCAGGTGGTCGACATGTTTCCTCCTAGGCGCTTCCCTCGCGAAGAACGAGCAATTGAGCTTCCACCGGGCCGATCCTGACGTCCGCGATGGCGGTCTGCATCCTGTCCGTGGCCTGCACGTGCCCGTGAACGATCATGGGCAAGCCCAGCTTCATGGAGGGATCGCGATCCGCCATCCGGTTCTTTACGCCGCCGGCAACTATGTTGGCGATTTCGCCGAGTGCGTCCGAAACGTCCGACTCGGAGAGCGCTTCCTCGTCGTCCGGGTCCATCCCGAGGAGCGCCTTCGCCAGAATCATCACTCCCGCGTCGCTCGAGGCGAGCCCCACTTGCAGGGACGTCTCCTCGCCGACGAGGGCGATGTAGGATCCCGCCAGGTCATGGGGGAGAGATTCCTGGGTAGCCAGGACTTCCGTCCCCTCGAATCCCAACGCGGTGGTGGAGAGTTCCTCCGTCGCGTCGACGGCGGCGTTCAGCCATTCCTGAATGGTCGATTTCGTCGTCGTCATGATCACCCCAGAATCGGTGAAAGGGTATCGCGGAAGTTGTCCGCCGTGAACGGCTTAACGATAAGGAAGAGCGCCCCCGCGTCGGCGGCCGTCTTCTTCATGTCCTCCGTTCCCTCGGAGGTCACGAAGCCGAATTTCACGTCCGTTCCCGCCTTTTTAAGCTCCTCCAGGAGCTCGATGCCGCTCATCTCCGGCATGTTCCAATCGGAGAGGACCAGGTCCGGGGCGGCGGCCTGAATGGCGTCGAAGGCCTCCTTGCCGTTGTTGGCCTCATCCACCTCATGATCCTCGTACCCCGCCTGGCGCAGGGTCCGCTTGACGATCATGCGCATCGCCTTGCTGTCGTCTACGACCAGAATCTTCATGGTTTTCTCCTCCGAATCCCGAGGTTTTTCCGTTTCTTGTCCAAGGATCGGCCGAACCGACCCGGATCTTGAGAAATTCCGCCCTCCCGGTCGCTCCGTTCCTCCGCCGTCCGAAAGCCCGGATGGGGCGAAACGGGTGCTTCCGATCCGTATGAGCGATTCCTGGAAAAGATTGCTCCAATTCTCTTCAGAAGCTCGCGGGAATGGCCGATAGCTCGGTTGAGGAGCAAGCCCCGGGTGAGGGCGTTCGACGAAACCGTCCGCATCCCGGGAACGGCCTTGGGATTCCCCTCCGCGGGAGGTCCCGGGTGTGGCAGAAAACGGCTTCGGGAAACGTCCGAGTCCGTGCGCGCGGTCCGGAGCCTAACCGGGATGAGAAACCGAAGATGAGCGAGAGACCTTTGAGGAGCACCGAATCCCTGATCGAGGAGATCGCCTCCTCGGTGATCCTGGTCGATACGGAGGACCGCGAGGTATTCGAGAAGATCGCCGCGCTCTGGGAGGAGTTGGCGCAGTCTTTGCCGAAAAGGACCGCCAAGACGGTTCGGGAACGAATGGAACGGGGCAAGACGCTTCTCGGGAAAATCGTGGACGGCTCTTCCGAGGACGCGGCCGCCGACCTCGGAGTCCTTATGGGGTTTGTGGAGGACCTGCAGAAGAAGCTGCGGAACAAGCCGGAGGGGAAAAGCGCGAAGAGCGCGGCCGGCGAAAAGTCGGAGGAAGCGGAGGAAGAGGAGAAGCCGGCGGGCGCGGAGAACGATCCGGCGCCGGAGGGCGGCTTCGTCCTTCCGGAATGGGTGGACGAGGCGGTCTTCCGGGAATTCCTCTCCATGCAGGGGCACGTTCTGGAGGAGATCGAGGGACACATTCTTCAGGTCGAAAAATTCGACAAGAACGCCGAGTCCGCGATCCGGCGCCTGATCCACACGATGAAGGGCGAGGCGGGGATGCTCGGCTTGACCGACCTCGAAAAAATCGCCCACGCCGTCGAGGATTTCCTCGACGGGCCGGCCTCGGTTCAAGAGAGGGCGGATCGGCTCTTCCGCGTCAAGGATTGGGTCGCCGAGGCGGTGCAGTCCTACGCGGAGATGCGCCTCCCCGAGCCGAACGGAAGCGTATTCGCCGAGGAACTTTTGCGGCCCGCCGGCGAGACGCGGGCGGAGACCGGCGACCCCTACGACGAGGAGCGCCCTGAGGAGCAGTCCGGCGACGGCGACGAAACGGCGGTCGAGGAGGCCTCTCGGGCCGCCGAGGAGGAGGCGCCGTCCGCCGGGGAGGCGGATACGCCGAAAAGCGCCGGGGCCGTTCCGATCGAGCGTGACGAGGAGACGATCTCGCTTCTTGCCGAGTTTATCCAAGAGAGCGAGGAGGGCCTCACCGCGGCGGACGGAATTCTCATGGAGGTGGAGCAGAACGGCCCGGATCCGGAATCCGTGAACGGGCTCTTCCGCGTCTTTCACACCATCAAGGGGGTCGCCGGCTTCCTGGAACTGGGCGAGATGGCCGAGCTGGCGCACACCACGGAAACGCTCCTGAATCAGGTGCGCCAGGGAGAGAGGATCCTGGAGGGTGCCGTTCTCGACCTGGTGTTCGATTCCACGGCGCTGATGCGCAGGATGCTCACCGGTGTGAAGGAGGCGATCGAACTCGGCGTCGGA
Coding sequences:
- a CDS encoding chemotaxis protein CheX, translating into MTTTKSTIQEWLNAAVDATEELSTTALGFEGTEVLATQESLPHDLAGSYIALVGEETSLQVGLASSDAGVMILAKALLGMDPDDEEALSESDVSDALGEIANIVAGGVKNRMADRDPSMKLGLPMIVHGHVQATDRMQTAIADVRIGPVEAQLLVLREGSA
- a CDS encoding response regulator encodes the protein MKILVVDDSKAMRMIVKRTLRQAGYEDHEVDEANNGKEAFDAIQAAAPDLVLSDWNMPEMSGIELLEELKKAGTDVKFGFVTSEGTEDMKKTAADAGALFLIVKPFTADNFRDTLSPILG